A window from Setaria italica strain Yugu1 chromosome VIII, Setaria_italica_v2.0, whole genome shotgun sequence encodes these proteins:
- the LOC111258316 gene encoding uncharacterized protein LOC111258316, whose amino-acid sequence MWAYGPVNKEKKQIYGLLQAIEHLKKRGLTGVGVIREYHARQVALLMLRVRSLADMTPGASTEGTVLATGRGSHRRSGHRDGDRWSGGAIGNERGRGPCSAFRFLGRPFEAECRSPGPSGWGSDRPRRRRGGGNDGDGNGDGCPCGRDGDGGDDRGRRACLRGHGEDGDGGGGYDARPDGCGGGGDGDGGGTSAREVLAEVALAAEVEVPAPEAPIGVKEPASAVATEGEVAAGILAPPPASEAVAPSGGPVAALTAAGAQAPEPSASPAASGMMEPVSMAASRSALASASAASVPKAWRGPVLRWSYREDPLRHLFTLDDAAEWNKWQAVQGSLANARATLSSLLGELDSVVLPCSQALQECSRGKSDFLRLERGLWERFNLERQWTRELTM is encoded by the exons ATGTGGGCATACGGCCCGGTCaacaaggagaagaagcagatcTATGgcttgctgcaggccatcgagcacttGAAGAAGAGGGGGTTGACCGGAGTTGGAGTCATCAGGGAGTACCATGCCCGGCAGGTGGCGCTGCTAATGCTCCGGGTCCGCTCGCTCGCTGACATGACTCCGGGCGCGTCAACCGAGGGTACCGTCCTTGCGACAG GTCGCGGGTCCCACCGCAGAAGTGGCCACCGTGACGGCGACCGGTGGAGTGGTGGCGCCATCGGGAACGAGAGAGGGCGTGGACCCTGCTCCGCTTTCCGCTTCCTCGgccgacccttcgaggcagAGTGTCGTTCCCCGGGGCCCTCAGGCTGGGGAAGTGATCGACCTCGGCGCAgacgaggcggagggaacgACGGCGATGGAAACGGGGATGGATGTCCCTGCGGccgcgacggggacggcggcgacgacagaGGAAGGAGAGCCTGCCTCCGCGGCCACGGCGAGGATGGCGATGGCGGGGGAGGTTACGACGCCCGCCCCGACGGCTGTGGCGGAGGAGGCGATGGAGACGGAGGCGGGACTTCCGCCCGGGAGGTCCTGGCGGAGGTGGCattggcggcggaggtggaggtgcccGCTCCAGAGGCTCCGATAGGGGTGAAGGAGCCTGCCTCAGCGGTTGCTACGGAGGGCGAGGTGGCCGCGGGGATACTCGCTCCACCGCCTGCGTCGGAGGCAGTGGCGCCGTCGGGCGGGCCCGTGGCGGCCCTGACGGCGGCTGGTGCGCAGGCACCAGAACCGTCGGCGAGCCCGGCGGCTTCCGGGATGATGGAGCCCGTGTCGATGGCGGCGTCGAGGTCGGCTCTCGCCTCTGCCTCGGCCGCTTCTGTTCCCAAGGCGTGGAGAGGGCCCGTCCTGCGTTGGTCGTATCGTGAGGACCCGCTGAGACACCTCTTCACCTTGGATGATGCCGCGGAGTGGaacaagtggcaggcggtgcagggcagcCTCGCTAACGCCCGCGCGACTCTGTCCTCATTGTTGGGGGAGCTGGATAGCGTCGTCCTCCCTTGTAGCCAG gctctccaagaatgcagtcggggaaaatccgatttcctccggctggagcgggggctctgggagcgcttcaacttggagaggcagTGGACCAGGGAGCTGACCATGTAG